The following proteins are co-located in the Schistocerca nitens isolate TAMUIC-IGC-003100 chromosome 2, iqSchNite1.1, whole genome shotgun sequence genome:
- the LOC126236220 gene encoding cuticle protein 18.6-like, with amino-acid sequence MACKALIFAAVLSLAHAGYLGAPAVLAPAAPIARAYAPAIAAAPIARAYAPAIAAAPIARAYAPAIAAAPIARAYAPAIAAAPAIRAAPVAVAAAAPAAVAAEYDPHPEYSFAYSVNDALTGDSKTQHESRSGDVVQGSYSLAEPDGSIRTVDYTADPVNGFNAVVHKEAGAHPAVAAAPAPVAVAHAPVAVAAAPAIAAAPAIAAAPALAYGAGLGYGYARAAYAAPAIAAAPIARAAYAAPIARAAIAAPALSYGGYGYGGLGYTKAILG; translated from the coding sequence GCACTCATCTTCGCGGCAGTGCTGTCGCTGGCCCACGCCGGCTACCTGGGAGCTCCTGCAGTCCTCGCGCCAGCCGCACCCATTGCTAGGGCTTACGCCCCCGCTATCGCCGCCGCCCCCATTGCCAGGGCGTACGCCCCCGCAATTGCTGCTGCTCCCATCGCTAGAGCATACGCCCCCGCCATCGCTGCTGCCCCCATCGCCAGGGCCTACGCCCCAGCCATCGCTGCCGCCCCCGCCATCCGCGCCGCCCCTGTggcggtcgccgccgccgcccccgccgcagtGGCTGCCGAGTACGACCCGCACCCAGAGTACAGCTTCGCCTACAGTGTCAACGATGCCCTGACTGGTGACTCAAAGACCCAACACGAGAGCCGCAGCGGTGACGTCGTCCAGGGCAGCTACAGCCTCGCCGAGCCCGACGGTTCCATCCGTACCGTCGACTACACCGCCGACCCCGTCAACGGCTTCAACGCCGTCGTGCACAAGGAGGCAGGTGCCCACCCCGCTGTTGCCGCCGCCCCCGCTCCCGTGGCCGTCGCCCACGCCCCCGTGGCCGTCGCCGCCGCCCCAGCGATCGCTGCCGCCCCCGCCATCGCCGCCGCGCCAGCGCTGGCGTACGGTGCCGGCCTCGGCTACGGTTACGCGAGGGCGGCATACGCTGCCCCCGCGATTGCCGCCGCCCCCATCGCTAGGGCAGCCTACGCCGCCCCCATCGCCAGGGCTGCCATCGCTGCTCCCGCCCTCTCCTATGGAGGCTACGGATACGGCGGTCTGGGATACACGAAAGCTATTCTTGGTTAA